GCGCATCGGGCTGGCGCCGATCGAGAAGCCGATCCGCGGCGGCACCGACGGCTCGCGCCTGTCGTTCATGGGGCTGCCGACGCCGAACCTGTTCGCCGGCGAGCACAACTTCCATTCCCGGCTCGAGTGGACCTCCCGCCAGGAGCTGGAGCTCGGGGTGCGCGCCGTCGTCGAGCTGGCCAGGCTGTGGGCGGCGCCCTGAGCGGCGGGGCGGCCGCGGCGGGGACTTGACACGATCGACCTACTAAGTACTAAATAGTTAGTAGATGCGCACCCCGACCCCGACGCTGACCCCGCAGGAGCTCGCCATCATGAAAGTGGTCTGGCGGCTCGAAAGCGCCACCGTGCGCGACATCTACGAGCAGCTGCGCGAGAACCGCGACGTGGCCTACACCACCGTGCTGACGATGATGAAGATCCTCGAGCAGAAGGGCTACGTGAAGAAGACGCGCGCCGACCGCGCCTTCCTCTACCGCCCGGCGCGGCCGCGCCAGCAGGTGCTCGGCGGCATGGTCCGCGAGTTCATCGACCGGGTCTTCGACGGGGCGTCGCGGCCGATGCTCCTGCACCTGGTGAAAGAGACGAAGCTGAGCGACAAGGAGCGCCGCGCGCTGCTGCGCGCCATCGAGGAGGTGGAGGAATGATGGTCGCCGCCAACTTCATTGCCTACGTCGCGCAGGTCGCGCTGGTTGTCTTCGTGTGCGCGGGGTTGCCGCGGGTGCTCGGTCTTCGCGCCGCGGGCGTGCATTACGCGTTCTGGCGCCTGGTGCTGCTCGTCTGCCTGGCGCTGCCCCTCGTCCAGCCCTGGCGGCCGCACGAGATGACTTTCGTCCCCGACGGGGCGGGAGCGGCGGGCGTCGCAACCGCGCCGGTGAACTTTTCCGGGGTCCCGGACGCGCCGCCTCCGCCGCCGCCCTTCGACTGGGGTTTCCCACTTCAGATCGTCATCCTGGCGGGCATCGGCATGCGGCTGGGATGGATGGCGATCGGCGTTGCCCGGCTCGAAGCGCTGCGGCGCCGCAGCGGAACGCCTGCGCTCGGCTTCGACGATCTGCAGGAGGCGATCGGCATCCGGGCGCCGATTCTCTGGTCGCCGCACGTGCGGCATCCGGTGACGTTCGGACTGCTGCGGCCCGTCGTGCTGCTGCCGATCGCGCTGAAGTCCGTCGACCACGCCGCCCAGCGTGCCGTCGTCGCGCACGAGCTGCATCACGTCAAGCGCCGCGACTGGGCGTGGGTCATCGGCGAGGAGATCGTCCGCTCGATCTTCTGGTTCCATCCGGCGATGTGGTGGCTGATCTCGCGCGTCCAGCTCGCGCGCGAGACCGTCGTCGACGAGCTGTCGATTCTGGTCACCAACGCGCGGCGCACCTATCTGGATACGCTCCTGGCGTTCGCCGACGACACCGGCCTGCGCTCGTCAGCCGCGTTCTCGGCGCGCCGTCATCTGTTCCATCGGGTCATGCTGCTGTCAAAGGAGGGTGGAATGTCTTCGAGCCGCATCGCCGTCGTCTCGGGCGCGCTGGTCGTCGCGCTCGGCGCCGGCACGCTGGGCGCCGTCAGGGCGTTTCCGCTGCATGGACCGGGGGCGCCGATCGCCGGCGACCCGCAGGTGCAGAGGCCGCCGCGCGATCCGCTGTCGCCCGCCACGTATCACCGCCAGGCGGTCGAATACTGGGAGAAGGCGGAAAAGGACAGTTCGCTGACGCCCGACCAGCGGCTGGACCTGATCCAGAAGGGGATCGCCGCCGAGGATCGCGCGCTGGCGCTGAATCCCGACTACGTCGAGGCGATGATCTACAAGAACATCCTGCTGCGAATGCAGGCGCTGATGGTCAGCGACGCGGACGAACAGCGGCGCCTGATCGAGGAAGCGAACGCGCTGCGCGCCCGCGCGATCGAGCTGCGCAAGGCGCAGGGGCTGCCGGAAGGCGGCTGGGCCGGCGGTCCTCCTCCCCCGCCGCCGCCTCCGCCGCCGTCCGCCCCCTCGTTCATGAGCGACGAGTACAAGCTGGCGCTGGAGACTTACAAACCGCTGCGCATCGGCGGTGAGCTCAAGCCGCCGATGAAAATCAAGGACGTGAAGCCGCTCTATCCGCCGATCGCCCAGTCAGCGCGCGTCCAGGGTGTCGTGATCGTGGAGGCCATCATCGATCCGGCCGGCCATGTGGCGGCATCGCGCGTGCTGCGGTCGATTCCTCTGCTGGACGAGGCGGCGCTCGCCGCGGTCGGCCAGTGGGAGTTCACCCCGACGCTGCTGAACGGCCAGCCGAGCGCGGTCATGATGACCGTGACCGTCAACTTCACGCTGCAGTAAGCGCCGGGATCAGTTCACGCGGAACGGGAGCAGCGCCTTCGCCTGATCGGCGCCGCGCGAGGCGACGATCTCGAACACGTAGTCGCCGCGGGCGATCGAGCCGACCGACAGATCGAGCTCGTATCCGCCGGTGGTCGTCTTCAGCGGCATCGTCGCCAGCTTGGCGCCGCGGCGGCTGAGGAGCGTCACCGTGACGGTCGCGTCGGCGGCGCCGGTGCCGAACACGCCGAACCGCGCGACGATGCGATCGGTGCGTTCGAATTGACGTCCGGCAAACGGCGCCGGATCGGGCGTCGACTGGATCGTGCGGAGCTCGAGCGGCGTCCGCGCGCGGAACAGCATCGGCGTTCCGATCGACAGCGCCGACGCGGCGAAGTTCGGCACTTCGAGCACGGTATCGTAGCGGCTGGCGGTCGTGGCGTCGGCTTCCTCGACCGTGCGGCGGATCTTCACGCTGCCCGGCGCGGCGTCGAACGACACCCGGCCGTTGCGCAGCGGACCGTCGAAGTAGACGTGGCCGTCTTCGGCGCTGGCGCGGATCGACACGCCGGCGCCGGCCCCGTCCCGGGGCGTCCAGGCGACGGTCACGCGCGGCCTGCCTTCCGGCCCCGGCGCGGCGCCGGCCCACAGATCGCCGGCGATCTCCATGTGCGGCACGTCGACCAGCTTCGACAGCTCGCGCGAGATCTCGGGCGGCGGCTCGTTCGCCGCGGCGGTCTTGCGCGCCGCATCCATCTCGTTCAACGACGGCGCGTAGTATCCGGTGCGCGACTTCACTTCGACCCCCGGCCGTCTCACGCGCACCGAGATCTTGTGGAACTTGCCGTCGGCGGGATTCTTGGACGAGGCGTAGCCGAGCAGGTAGAAGGCGCGCGCGTTCCGCACCACCTCGCGCAGCGCGGCGGCCGGGGAGTTGTTCGAATACTGCTTGCCGCCGGTCTGCTCCGCCAGGCTGTGGAGCACGTCCGAGGTGCGCGTGTTCATCTCGAGGCCGCGCGGATCGAACGCATAGATCGTCGTGTTGTTGGCGTTGGCGAGGCGGATCGCGGCGTCGAGCCAGCTGAACGTGTCGGTCGGCGCCGTGCCCACCCGCCCGATCGTCTGCGAGACGAACAGGATCGCCTTGCGCCCTTCCTTGATCGACCCGAGGTATGCGATCGTGGACTCGAGCGCCGTGGCCGTGACCTGCGAGCGCAGCATCTCGATGTCGCGGGCGCGGTACATCTGCGCTTCCTCGACGGCGCTGCGCGGCGGCAGGTAGACGCCCTGGCGGCCGCGCAGCCGGTTCACCTGCTCGGCCAGCGCGCGGCGGTCGCGGGTGAAGGAAATGGCGTCGGCCGGCGTGAGCTGATCCATCAACGCGACGAGGTCGGTCGGCCCGAACGCGTACTGCACGAAGTCGCTGAGCGCGGCGCGGGCGCGGATCGCCGGCGCCATCTGGCCGATGTGGTACTCGTCCCAGAAGATGACGAACACGCGGATGTCGTCCCGCGCCGCCTCCGCGGCGGCGTGGTATTTCGATCGGATCGGCAGCGACGTGTCGTCGTCCGGCGCCGCGCCGGTGGCTTCAATCAGCTTGAGCGTGTCGATCGACTGCTCGACGCCGTCCTCGCGCAGCTCGAAGTCGTCCTTCGTCAGATCGGTGATCGGCTGCCCCTTGCGATCGAGCACGGTGACGTCGACGCGGACCTGATTGGTGCCGCCGCGGAACACCGGCGGCTGCGCCGGACGATCGGTTTGCGGTGCGGGGGCTTGCGCGGACGGCGGCGGCGCGGACGACGGCGGCGCGGCCGGTTGCTGCGGCTGCTGCGCGGACGGCGTCGTGATGAGTGCCGCGGCCGCCATGGCCGCCAGCCAAGCCGCTCTCGTCATAGATCAAAGGTCGCGACGACCGGGCCGTGATCGCTCGTGCCGAACTCGCGCTGGACGACGCACGATTCGACGCGGTCGAAGACGGATTGGCTGGCGAGGACGTAGTCCAGCCGCCAGCCGATGTTGCGCTCCTTCATATTGCGCCAGGGGGCCCACCAGGTGAACAACTGATCGTTGGAGGGCTCCAGCGCCCGGCCCGTGTCCACGAGGCCATTCCCGATTATGCGCTCGAGCAGGGCCCTTTCCTCGGGAAGTTGCCCGATCGCCCGGGGCTTGCGCTCCTTGGGATGAACGTCGATGTCGGCGCGGGCGATGTTCAGGTCGCCGCAGAGCACCGCGGGGCGGCCGGCCGCCTGCAGCGCGGCGGAAAACTCGTCGAGCGCCTCCATGAACCGCATCTTGGCGGGAAAGTCCTTGCCGCCGTTCGGCGCGTAGATCGACGCCACCGTCAGGTCCGCGATCTCGGCGGTGACGATCCGGCTTTCATAATCGAACTCCGGGTGACGGAAGGCGGGACGGTCGGGGGAGAAGCCTTTGCGGACGTGCAGGGCGACGCCGGAGTACCCCTTCGTTCCGTGCCAGTAGCACCAGTACCCCTCCATCTCGCACAAGGCGGCGGGCACCTGATCCGAAACGGCCTTAATCTCCTGAAGGCAGACCACATCCGGCCGTTCGCGTTCCACCCATTCCTGCACCTGAGCCTGCCGGGCACGGATGCCGTTGACGTTCCATGTGCCGATCTTCATTGGGGTTATCCGAATTGTACGTCCCGGCGGCATCCAACTTGCGACTTCCTGCCTCGACAGGAGGAAGAGAAGTGATGAAAGCTCAACTGTTCGCCTGCGGACTGGCGCTGATGCTCGCGCTGCCCGCGACCGCGTCAGCGCAGCCGCGCATGCCGCACGAGGGGGCCAGCGCCGTCGGCGGCGAAGTCGGCATCTTCCTGCCGCGGGAGGATGCGCTGAAGATGGGACCCGTACTGGAGGGCTTCTTCGAGCACTACCTCACCGCCCGCGAGAGCCTGCGGGTCGGGATCGGCTGGATGAATCCGAAATGGGAGCCGGAGGACAGCGACTCGCTGCGGCAGGTCCGCATCGGCGCCGATCTGGTGCACAACTGGGAAGGGGGGGCCGTGCACCCGTACGTCGGCGCGGGACTGGGCGCGTACTTCCTGCAGTTCCGCGACAACGGCCAGAATCTCGGCGACAGCGAGACGAAGTTCGGCGGCAATATTTTCGGCGGCGTGGAGTACTTCACCTCGGACACGTTTGCGGTGAAGGGGGAGGCGCGCTATCACATCGTGCCGAAGATCGACACGTTCAATCTCAACCCATCAGGACTGTCGCTGACGTTCGGCGTGAAGACGTACTTCTGACGGGGGCGTCAGGCGGCGAGCGTCGGGAATGTTCTTCCCGTTCTCGTGTGTGTCAATCTGGCAGGTGGCTTCGCGCTCGTCGACGAGCGTGATCACCGTGCCGTCGTAGGTCTCGTAGACGCCTGCCACGCACCCGCACGGCAGCACGTGGCTGGTGAGCCCGCGGAGTATTCGCACGTCGTGTTTAGACTCCGCGGGCTCGCCGGCGGTTTAATCCCCGATGCCAAGTGAGGTTTTGTCCTACATCGCCTACGCGGCTGCCGGCGCGGCCGCGGCGCTGTTCGGGCTGCGTCTCTTCTGGCGCACGCTTGGCTACTACAAGGTGAAGAAGGCGGGACCTCGGCCGCTGTTCGGCGTGCGCCATCGTCTCTGGCGGGATCCGGGCGCGGTCGAATCGCTGGATCTGATCGCCGGTCCGGGCGGCCCGTCCCAGGCGCCGGCGGCGCCGTATCGCTTCATCGAAGAGCACTCGAGCGGCACGCAGCCCTGCGTCTCGGTGCGCGATGCGAATGGACGGCGCTGGCGCGTGAAGTGGGGGCCCGAAGTGCCGTGCGAGACGTTCGCCGTGCGGCTGGCGTGGGCGTGCGGCTACTTCGCCGAGGTGACGCATCGCGTCGCCGCCGGGCGCGTCGAGGAGGCGCGCGCGCTCACCCGCGCGGCGTCCTGCCTGGACGAACACGGCGCGTTCGTCGACGCGCGCTTCGAGCTCGACGATCCGGAAGTGCTGAAGCTGTTCGAGGAACACAGCTGGTCGTGGACGGACAATCCGTTCCTCGGCACGCGCGAGCTGGCCGGACTGAAGATCCTGCTGATGCTGATCTCGAACTGGGACAACAAGGATCAGCGCGACGTCGCGCGCGGATCGAACACCGCGATCTACGTGACCCGCGTGTCGCGCTGGCGCCGCGAAGCGCAGTACCTGATTGTCGACTGGGGCGGGTCGATGGGCCGGTGGGGCAACACCGTCGTCACGCGCGGGCGCTGGGATGCGGCGGGCTTCGCGGCGCAGACGCCGAGCTTCGTCACGGGAGTGACCAGCGGCTACGTGCAGTTCGGTTATACCGGCCAGCGGACCGGCGACGCGCGCGCCAACATCACGCCGGAGGATGCGCGGTGGCTGTGCCGCTACCTCGGACGCGTCACCGACGCGCAGCTGCGCGCCGCGCTGCGCGCCAGCGGGGCGACGCCGGAAGAGGAGGAGTCATTCACCGCCTCGCTGCGCTCGCGCATCGAGCAGCTGCGCGCCGTGTGAAAGCGGCAAGCGGCGTGCGGAAGGCGCCGAGCGGAACCGTTCCGCGATCTGTGTGAACTCGGTGCGAGCGTGACAGCGCCGCGCCCGAGATCAGTGACGGGGTTTGGCCCGCGCCGTCGCGGGAGCGGTCCACGGATCCTCGGGCCAGGGATGCCGCGGGTAGCGTCCGCGCAGCTCCTTGCGGACGTCCTGATACGTCGTGTTCCAGAAGCTGCGCAGGTCGCGCGTGGTCTGCACGGCGCGGCCGTTCGGCGCGAGCAATTCGAAGATGACGGGTTCCTGGCGCGGGCCGAGGCGCGGCGATTCGGCGAGACCGAACAGTTCCTGCAGCTTGACGGCGGCGGAGACCGTGCCGTCTTCGTGGTAGGTCAGACGGGCGGTGCGGCCGCTCGGCACCGGGATCGTCTCCGGCGCGCTGTGCTCCAGGACACGCGCGTGCGGCCACTCGAGCGCGGCCCGCAGATCGATCTCGTCGAGACTGCGCCGGCCGGCGGCAGCGGTGCGCACGAGCGACGTCACGTCGGGATCGAGCGCCGCGAAACGCAGCCGGCGGAGGAGCTGCTCGTCGCGCTCGCTCAGTCCGCGCGCCAGATACGCCCCGGCGAGCAGCCGCGCCGCTTCTTCGGGATCGGGCAGTGACGGGCGCTCGGCGATCGGGATGGCACCGTAGCAGGTGCGCTCGACCGCCCGCACACGTCCGGACTCGATCGCGTGCTCCAGCCGGATGTCCGATGGCTCGAGCCACCCAGGATCGATCGCGCTCGCGATCCGGATCGTCGCCTCCGCCGTCTCACCGCGGCGTCCCGCCTGAACGTCGACGGCGACGATGAACGGCGCGTCGCCGACGCCGCTCTCGCGTCCCAGCACGCCGCCATGGCCGGAGGCGAGGAGGAAGCGCGGCGATCCGCGCTCGCGGCGCCTCGCGACCCGATCGGGGTATCCGCAGAACACGGCGCGCAGGAACGTGTCTTCGTCTTCGCTGACGGGAGACAGGCCCGAGTCGCGCGCGACATCGGCGAGGCGCCTCGCCACCTCGCGCACGTGCGGCGGCACGAACCGATCGTCGCCCACCGCCGTCAGCAGGTCGCTCGACGTTGTCGCCGGGTGCCGCGGCATCGCATGGCGTTCCGACAGCAGCGCGCAGGCCAGCGCGACGTCGCGGCGCCCGCCGCCCTCGAGCAGCATCCGCGACAGCCGCGGGTGGAGCGGAATGCGTTTCATCCGCGCCCCGAGCGGCGTCACCGTGCCGTCGCGTACGGCGCCGAGCTGCGTCAACAGCGCGACGGCGGCTTCGATGCGGTCGCCGCCCGGCGGGTCGAACCACTCGAACGTGAACGGACTGCCGCCCCACGCGAGAATGTCGAGCACCGCATCCGAGAGATCGACGCGATGAATCTCCGCTTCGCGGTGCGGCCGCAGCCGATCGGCGGGGTCCCACAACCGCCGGACACGGCCCGGACCGATGCGTCCGGCCCGCCCGGCGCGCTGATCGGCGGCGTCCGCGGTGATCCGCTCCAGCTCCAGCGAATCGATGCCCCGATCCGCGTCGTACCGCGCAATCTTCTGCCAGCCGCTGTCGACGACCGCCGTGACGTCCGGCACCGTGAGCGACGTCTCCGCGATGTTGGTCGCAAGAACGATGCGGCGGCCGCCGCGCGGCGACATCACCCGGTCCTGTTCGTCGGCCGTCAGCGAGCCGTGCAACGGCAGCACCTCGACACCCGAACCGGCCGCGGGGCGGACCTCGTTCATCGCGCGCGCGATCTCCCCCGCGCCGGGAAGGAAGCACAACACGCTTCCGCCGCCCTGCAGAAGCGCGGGCGCGGCCGCGGCGATCGCCTGGCCGGGGCGGTACTCGATGTCGAGCGGATACCCGCGGCCGGGCACGTCGATGCGCGGACAGTCGCCGAGGAAGGCGGCGACCGCGCCGCCGTCGAGAGTCGCCGACATGACGACGATCCGCAGGTCGTCGCGCGCGCGCCAC
This genomic window from Vicinamibacterales bacterium contains:
- the hrpB gene encoding ATP-dependent helicase HrpB, with the protein product MDALPIDAHLPAILDAVRSRRALVLSAAPGAGKTTRVPPALAADGVVLVLQPRRMAARAIARRIADERGWMLGREVGWHVRFERRFTAGTRVILATEGILTARLQQDPLLAGVATIVIDEFHERSIHADLGLALAKQAWRARDDLRIVVMSATLDGGAVAAFLGDCPRIDVPGRGYPLDIEYRPGQAIAAAAPALLQGGGSVLCFLPGAGEIARAMNEVRPAAGSGVEVLPLHGSLTADEQDRVMSPRGGRRIVLATNIAETSLTVPDVTAVVDSGWQKIARYDADRGIDSLELERITADAADQRAGRAGRIGPGRVRRLWDPADRLRPHREAEIHRVDLSDAVLDILAWGGSPFTFEWFDPPGGDRIEAAVALLTQLGAVRDGTVTPLGARMKRIPLHPRLSRMLLEGGGRRDVALACALLSERHAMPRHPATTSSDLLTAVGDDRFVPPHVREVARRLADVARDSGLSPVSEDEDTFLRAVFCGYPDRVARRRERGSPRFLLASGHGGVLGRESGVGDAPFIVAVDVQAGRRGETAEATIRIASAIDPGWLEPSDIRLEHAIESGRVRAVERTCYGAIPIAERPSLPDPEEAARLLAGAYLARGLSERDEQLLRRLRFAALDPDVTSLVRTAAAGRRSLDEIDLRAALEWPHARVLEHSAPETIPVPSGRTARLTYHEDGTVSAAVKLQELFGLAESPRLGPRQEPVIFELLAPNGRAVQTTRDLRSFWNTTYQDVRKELRGRYPRHPWPEDPWTAPATARAKPRH
- a CDS encoding VWA domain-containing protein, whose product is MTRAAWLAAMAAAALITTPSAQQPQQPAAPPSSAPPPSAQAPAPQTDRPAQPPVFRGGTNQVRVDVTVLDRKGQPITDLTKDDFELREDGVEQSIDTLKLIEATGAAPDDDTSLPIRSKYHAAAEAARDDIRVFVIFWDEYHIGQMAPAIRARAALSDFVQYAFGPTDLVALMDQLTPADAISFTRDRRALAEQVNRLRGRQGVYLPPRSAVEEAQMYRARDIEMLRSQVTATALESTIAYLGSIKEGRKAILFVSQTIGRVGTAPTDTFSWLDAAIRLANANNTTIYAFDPRGLEMNTRTSDVLHSLAEQTGGKQYSNNSPAAALREVVRNARAFYLLGYASSKNPADGKFHKISVRVRRPGVEVKSRTGYYAPSLNEMDAARKTAAANEPPPEISRELSKLVDVPHMEIAGDLWAGAAPGPEGRPRVTVAWTPRDGAGAGVSIRASAEDGHVYFDGPLRNGRVSFDAAPGSVKIRRTVEEADATTASRYDTVLEVPNFAASALSIGTPMLFRARTPLELRTIQSTPDPAPFAGRQFERTDRIVARFGVFGTGAADATVTVTLLSRRGAKLATMPLKTTTGGYELDLSVGSIARGDYVFEIVASRGADQAKALLPFRVN
- a CDS encoding M56 family metallopeptidase, coding for MVAANFIAYVAQVALVVFVCAGLPRVLGLRAAGVHYAFWRLVLLVCLALPLVQPWRPHEMTFVPDGAGAAGVATAPVNFSGVPDAPPPPPPFDWGFPLQIVILAGIGMRLGWMAIGVARLEALRRRSGTPALGFDDLQEAIGIRAPILWSPHVRHPVTFGLLRPVVLLPIALKSVDHAAQRAVVAHELHHVKRRDWAWVIGEEIVRSIFWFHPAMWWLISRVQLARETVVDELSILVTNARRTYLDTLLAFADDTGLRSSAAFSARRHLFHRVMLLSKEGGMSSSRIAVVSGALVVALGAGTLGAVRAFPLHGPGAPIAGDPQVQRPPRDPLSPATYHRQAVEYWEKAEKDSSLTPDQRLDLIQKGIAAEDRALALNPDYVEAMIYKNILLRMQALMVSDADEQRRLIEEANALRARAIELRKAQGLPEGGWAGGPPPPPPPPPPSAPSFMSDEYKLALETYKPLRIGGELKPPMKIKDVKPLYPPIAQSARVQGVVIVEAIIDPAGHVAASRVLRSIPLLDEAALAAVGQWEFTPTLLNGQPSAVMMTVTVNFTLQ
- a CDS encoding outer membrane beta-barrel protein, which encodes MKAQLFACGLALMLALPATASAQPRMPHEGASAVGGEVGIFLPREDALKMGPVLEGFFEHYLTARESLRVGIGWMNPKWEPEDSDSLRQVRIGADLVHNWEGGAVHPYVGAGLGAYFLQFRDNGQNLGDSETKFGGNIFGGVEYFTSDTFAVKGEARYHIVPKIDTFNLNPSGLSLTFGVKTYF
- a CDS encoding exodeoxyribonuclease III, which translates into the protein MKIGTWNVNGIRARQAQVQEWVERERPDVVCLQEIKAVSDQVPAALCEMEGYWCYWHGTKGYSGVALHVRKGFSPDRPAFRHPEFDYESRIVTAEIADLTVASIYAPNGGKDFPAKMRFMEALDEFSAALQAAGRPAVLCGDLNIARADIDVHPKERKPRAIGQLPEERALLERIIGNGLVDTGRALEPSNDQLFTWWAPWRNMKERNIGWRLDYVLASQSVFDRVESCVVQREFGTSDHGPVVATFDL
- a CDS encoding BlaI/MecI/CopY family transcriptional regulator → MRTPTPTLTPQELAIMKVVWRLESATVRDIYEQLRENRDVAYTTVLTMMKILEQKGYVKKTRADRAFLYRPARPRQQVLGGMVREFIDRVFDGASRPMLLHLVKETKLSDKERRALLRAIEEVEE